A single window of Vibrio sp. HB236076 DNA harbors:
- a CDS encoding virulence factor BrkB family protein has translation MFSKFKLESSQLSQRRQVVWHYTQYLYQRISQDRINVNAGYLAYITLLSLVPLLTVLISLMSAFSAFADVSEEIQDFLLTNLLPAAGDSVRDVLYQFVNNTGKMSAVGAVFLFITSISLISNIDKSLNHIWRIKTKRRAVFSFSMYWMVLTLGPVLVGASIAVTSYITSISLSHAETWSSAITGLLKWIPLSFSFLAFTGLYLLVPNKKVSIRQAMLGGVVAGVLFELSKRGFVLYVATFPSYQLIYGALAAIPILFVWVYLCWMIVLFGAEVSAALGERVQWHPKWQSQADVVDSSSPKQVTQELNRDSTDSASK, from the coding sequence ATGTTTTCTAAGTTTAAGCTGGAGTCTTCTCAATTGAGTCAGCGGCGTCAAGTGGTGTGGCACTATACCCAATACTTATATCAACGAATCAGTCAGGATCGAATTAATGTCAACGCTGGCTACCTAGCGTACATTACCTTGCTTTCCCTGGTGCCATTGTTAACCGTACTGATTTCTTTGATGTCCGCTTTTTCTGCTTTCGCGGACGTCAGTGAAGAGATCCAAGACTTTCTATTGACCAACTTATTACCGGCTGCTGGTGATAGCGTGCGCGACGTGCTGTACCAGTTCGTGAACAATACTGGGAAAATGTCAGCGGTTGGTGCGGTATTCCTGTTCATTACTTCCATTTCCTTGATCTCAAATATCGATAAGAGCTTAAATCATATTTGGCGAATCAAAACCAAGCGCCGTGCGGTGTTTTCTTTTTCTATGTACTGGATGGTGTTGACACTCGGGCCTGTATTGGTCGGTGCCAGTATCGCGGTGACGTCTTATATTACCTCTATTTCTCTCTCCCATGCTGAAACCTGGTCTTCAGCGATCACTGGGCTGTTAAAGTGGATTCCGTTGAGTTTTTCATTTTTGGCTTTTACCGGGCTCTACCTTTTAGTGCCGAACAAAAAAGTCTCGATTCGTCAGGCCATGCTAGGTGGGGTTGTGGCCGGGGTTTTGTTTGAGCTCAGCAAGCGCGGTTTTGTGCTTTATGTGGCGACCTTCCCCTCTTATCAGTTGATTTATGGCGCTTTGGCCGCGATTCCAATTTTGTTTGTGTGGGTTTATTTGTGTTGGATGATTGTCTTGTTTGGTGCAGAGGTCTCGGCCGCGCTGGGTGAGCGAGTTCAATGGCATCCCAAGTGGCAGAGTCAAGCAGACGTGGTAGACTCATCATCGCCGAAACAAGTCACACAGGAGTTAAATCGTGATAGCACTGATTCAGCGAGTAAGTGA
- the pckA gene encoding phosphoenolpyruvate carboxykinase (ATP): MTVIDPRPQCQDIDLTQYGIQSTTDIVRNPSYEQLFIEETLPTLTGYEKGMVTELGAVSVDTGVFTGRSPKDKYIVKDDTTAETFWWSDQGKNDNHPLSTDTWQQLKSLVTDQLSKKRLFVIDGFCGANPNSRLSVRIITEVAWQAHFVKNMFIRPSPEELVDFEPDFVVLNGSKTHNPNWQQQGLNSENFIAFNLTERMQIIGGTWYGGEMKKGLFSVMNYLLPLKGIASMHCSANVGQQGDVAVFFGLSGTGKTTLSTDPHRQLIGDDEHGWDDDGVFNFEGGCYAKTIRLSEAAEPEIYHAIRRNALLENVTVDDEGHIDFDDGSRTENTRVSYPIEHIDNIVTPVSKAGHAQKVIFLTADAFGVLPPVSRLTDEQAQYHFLSGFTAKLAGTERGITEPTPTFSAAFGAAFLSLHPTQYAQVLVKRMRAAGAQAYLVNTGWNGTGKRISLKETRAIIDAILNGDIDRAPTTTVPIFQLAVPQALPGVSTELLDPRNSYRDAGQWQQKACDLAQRFIDNFAQYTDTAHGQSLVASGPQLPD, encoded by the coding sequence ATGACCGTGATAGATCCGCGACCTCAGTGTCAGGACATCGATCTGACCCAATACGGAATACAATCCACAACCGACATTGTTCGCAACCCGAGTTACGAACAGTTGTTTATCGAAGAAACTCTCCCAACCCTAACCGGCTATGAAAAAGGCATGGTCACAGAGCTCGGCGCTGTGTCTGTAGACACCGGTGTCTTTACCGGCCGGTCACCGAAAGACAAATACATCGTCAAAGACGACACCACAGCAGAGACGTTTTGGTGGTCAGATCAAGGCAAAAATGACAATCACCCTCTATCGACCGATACCTGGCAGCAACTCAAGTCCCTCGTGACTGATCAGCTGTCGAAAAAGCGCTTGTTTGTCATTGACGGTTTTTGTGGCGCCAACCCCAATTCGCGTTTGAGCGTGCGGATTATTACCGAAGTGGCCTGGCAAGCTCACTTCGTCAAAAATATGTTCATTCGTCCCAGTCCAGAAGAGTTAGTGGATTTTGAGCCTGACTTTGTCGTTCTTAATGGTTCCAAAACCCACAACCCCAATTGGCAACAACAAGGGCTTAACTCCGAGAACTTCATCGCCTTTAACCTGACCGAGCGCATGCAAATCATCGGCGGGACTTGGTATGGTGGCGAAATGAAAAAAGGACTTTTTTCGGTGATGAATTACTTGTTGCCATTAAAGGGAATCGCTTCGATGCACTGTTCGGCAAACGTTGGTCAACAAGGGGATGTCGCGGTCTTTTTTGGTCTGTCTGGCACAGGAAAAACCACACTGTCTACCGACCCTCACCGCCAATTGATCGGTGATGATGAACACGGCTGGGACGACGATGGCGTTTTCAATTTTGAAGGAGGGTGTTACGCGAAAACCATCCGCCTTTCTGAAGCCGCAGAACCGGAAATTTATCACGCCATCCGCCGCAACGCCTTGCTCGAAAACGTCACGGTCGATGACGAGGGACACATTGACTTTGACGATGGTTCACGCACTGAAAATACTCGTGTCTCTTACCCCATTGAGCACATCGATAATATAGTGACACCCGTCTCTAAAGCCGGCCATGCGCAAAAAGTGATCTTTTTAACCGCCGATGCCTTTGGGGTCTTACCTCCGGTTTCACGCCTTACCGATGAACAAGCTCAATACCACTTTTTATCGGGCTTTACCGCCAAACTTGCGGGTACCGAGCGCGGCATCACCGAGCCAACCCCGACGTTTTCAGCGGCGTTTGGCGCGGCATTTTTAAGCTTACACCCCACTCAGTACGCCCAAGTGTTGGTCAAGCGCATGCGCGCTGCTGGCGCTCAAGCTTACTTGGTCAACACAGGCTGGAATGGCACGGGAAAACGCATTTCACTGAAAGAAACACGCGCTATTATCGATGCGATTCTCAATGGCGATATCGATCGCGCGCCCACCACGACAGTACCCATTTTCCAATTGGCGGTCCCACAAGCGCTACCCGGAGTCAGTACTGAATTATTAGACCCTCGCAATAGTTACCGCGATGCTGGCCAATGGCAACAAAAAGCTTGCGATCTTGCCCAGCGCTTTATCGATAATTTTGCTCAATACACGGATACGGCGCATGGCCAATCTTTGGTGGCTAGCGGCCCACAGCTTCCCGATTAA
- a CDS encoding bifunctional GNAT family N-acetyltransferase/hotdog fold thioesterase, which yields MFKLVTPKTDNQISKYFHFRWQMLREPWCMPEGSERDEFDPMSHHRMIVDGRGRPMAIGRLYITPDEEGQIRFMAVKSNRRHKGLGSLLLVTLEQLARQEGAKRLVCNAREDSIAFYEKNGFERRGELSDERGPVRHQQMVKVLPLFKSVMRRPEWCQELQQRWEEQIPISDKMGIKINEYTGYQFECRAQLNPNLNPHNTMFAGSAFTLATLTGWGMTWLLLKERGLSGAIVLADSHIRYHKPVEELPVAKTSLDGMSGDLDRLASGRKARIVIKVTIYSGDVEAVHFVGTYMLLPERESSRLG from the coding sequence ATGTTTAAATTAGTCACGCCTAAAACGGACAATCAGATCAGTAAGTATTTCCACTTCCGTTGGCAGATGTTAAGAGAACCTTGGTGTATGCCCGAAGGCTCAGAGCGCGATGAGTTTGATCCGATGAGCCATCACCGCATGATTGTCGACGGCCGCGGTCGTCCTATGGCGATCGGTCGTTTGTACATTACCCCAGATGAAGAAGGGCAAATCCGCTTTATGGCGGTAAAAAGCAATCGTCGTCACAAGGGACTGGGTTCTTTACTATTGGTGACGTTAGAGCAACTGGCTCGTCAAGAAGGCGCTAAGCGATTGGTGTGTAATGCCCGTGAAGATTCGATCGCCTTTTATGAAAAAAACGGCTTTGAGCGACGTGGTGAGCTCAGCGATGAGCGCGGCCCGGTGCGTCATCAGCAAATGGTTAAAGTTCTGCCTCTGTTTAAATCGGTCATGCGTCGCCCTGAGTGGTGCCAAGAGTTACAACAACGCTGGGAAGAGCAAATCCCCATTAGTGACAAAATGGGCATTAAAATCAATGAGTATACCGGGTATCAATTTGAATGCCGCGCTCAGCTCAACCCCAATTTAAACCCTCATAATACCATGTTTGCCGGTTCGGCATTTACCTTGGCTACATTGACGGGCTGGGGAATGACTTGGCTGTTACTCAAAGAGCGTGGTCTCTCTGGGGCGATCGTGTTGGCCGATAGCCATATCCGTTACCACAAGCCGGTGGAAGAGCTACCCGTTGCTAAGACCTCGCTTGATGGCATGAGTGGTGATCTGGACCGTCTGGCCTCGGGCCGCAAAGCGCGGATCGTGATCAAGGTGACGATTTACAGTGGCGATGTTGAAGCGGTGCATTTTGTCGGTACTTATATGCTCTTGCCAGAGAGGGAAAGCTCCCGGTTAGGGTGA
- the dtd gene encoding D-aminoacyl-tRNA deacylase, giving the protein MIALIQRVSEARVDVEGETVGQIKQGLLVLLGVEQGDDEAKAKRLMERVITYRVFSDENDKMNLNVQQVNGELLVVSQFTLPADTRKGTRAGFSRGADPKQAQALYDYFSDLASEQIHTERGRFAADMQVSLVNDGPVTFWLQV; this is encoded by the coding sequence GTGATAGCACTGATTCAGCGAGTAAGTGAAGCTCGCGTTGATGTTGAAGGGGAAACCGTTGGGCAGATTAAACAAGGGCTCTTGGTGTTGCTCGGTGTGGAGCAAGGGGATGATGAGGCCAAAGCCAAGCGCTTGATGGAGCGTGTCATCACCTATCGCGTCTTTAGTGATGAGAACGATAAAATGAATCTCAACGTGCAACAGGTCAATGGTGAGCTTTTAGTTGTGTCACAGTTTACCTTACCCGCCGATACGCGTAAGGGCACACGAGCTGGCTTTTCAAGAGGGGCTGACCCCAAACAAGCTCAGGCTCTATACGACTATTTTTCGGATCTGGCCAGCGAACAGATTCACACCGAAAGAGGACGCTTTGCCGCGGATATGCAAGTGTCTTTGGTCAATGATGGTCCCGTTACTTTTTGGTTGCAAGTGTAA
- a CDS encoding AsmA family protein, whose amino-acid sequence MKLLRTLGMLVLVIILLSPLTLVALLYSPFSATVFNTLAKQFEWPIQVEKLHYQFPNHLKIKGLYFSQSEVSDIDAVELWIDRDQLWQGKLAVDSLLIDGASWQQAQASISWPDAIPLRRLAIAHLDIAHGPWSVRDLQLQIDNPIWQQGQWLPYGEIQLYADQFYWHGQALNHLLVSGQWQPEQSHINGFSFLWNQAKITGQAWQNAQQQWVVDNTTVDSLKLNQKQSESLSKHLLSFAPIAEIKSLNIVNGNISSDQWQTSGLNFAIEHWRPKLPLARQTANIHLQADSLQTAGETLLNPVVQMTLQPEQITIKRMQADWREGKVSLKGHWSQQQLMLSNLQILGVRYRLEDPLSQRTLTELSKQLQGLNGLKVDSLQLKNNQIIQLAQTPFWQVTGLDAQGQHLDFKQQGQWGLWQGKLTLSADNASIERYYSSRPIISMHSDKGDWQLDRLLIPLKQGYLEGQAQVDLAPLSQPWQLSLSGAGLPLSAWRTLTPLPSALHALTDFDLQLSGLAGDTSILSHSLSGHIHAQLHHQYAEMNTTKTPFRSDELSLTLDRGRVTLAPVTLQGPNWQLNWQGSADLTKVSWPRFDYQLQCQLTADCLSQPPSVDDVNKPVQSNYDEQPVNSETQRSLSEN is encoded by the coding sequence ATGAAACTACTACGCACGTTGGGCATGCTAGTGCTCGTCATTATTTTGCTTTCTCCACTCACCTTGGTGGCTTTGCTGTACAGCCCGTTTTCTGCCACCGTCTTCAATACACTTGCCAAGCAATTCGAGTGGCCCATTCAAGTTGAAAAGCTCCATTACCAATTCCCCAACCACTTAAAAATTAAGGGATTGTATTTTTCACAGAGTGAAGTCTCCGACATCGACGCGGTCGAGTTATGGATCGACCGAGATCAATTGTGGCAAGGGAAACTCGCGGTCGACTCTCTTTTGATTGATGGCGCCTCGTGGCAACAAGCACAAGCGTCCATTTCGTGGCCCGATGCCATCCCACTGCGACGCCTGGCCATTGCACATTTAGACATTGCACACGGCCCATGGAGTGTTCGCGATCTGCAGCTACAAATCGACAATCCCATTTGGCAACAGGGACAATGGTTGCCTTATGGAGAAATCCAACTTTACGCCGACCAATTCTACTGGCATGGCCAAGCACTTAATCACTTATTGGTTAGCGGTCAATGGCAGCCAGAACAAAGCCATATTAACGGGTTTTCTTTCCTTTGGAATCAGGCAAAAATTACAGGCCAAGCTTGGCAAAACGCTCAGCAGCAGTGGGTGGTCGACAACACCACGGTCGACTCACTCAAGCTAAACCAAAAGCAAAGTGAGTCCCTCTCCAAACACTTGCTCTCCTTCGCACCGATTGCAGAAATTAAAAGTCTCAATATCGTCAACGGCAACATCAGCAGTGACCAATGGCAGACCTCTGGATTAAATTTCGCCATTGAACACTGGCGCCCTAAGCTGCCTTTAGCCCGTCAAACCGCGAACATCCACTTACAGGCAGACAGTTTACAAACGGCGGGGGAAACGCTCCTCAACCCGGTCGTGCAAATGACCTTACAACCCGAACAAATAACCATAAAACGCATGCAGGCGGATTGGCGAGAGGGTAAAGTCAGTCTCAAAGGTCACTGGAGCCAGCAACAACTCATGTTGTCTAATTTACAGATCCTCGGTGTGCGTTATCGCCTTGAAGACCCGCTCTCTCAACGCACTTTGACGGAGTTATCCAAGCAATTACAAGGGCTTAATGGACTAAAAGTCGACAGCTTACAATTGAAAAACAACCAAATTATCCAACTGGCCCAAACGCCTTTTTGGCAAGTCACCGGGCTAGATGCACAAGGCCAACACTTGGATTTTAAGCAACAAGGCCAATGGGGGTTGTGGCAGGGCAAGTTAACTCTGAGCGCTGACAATGCCAGTATCGAGCGCTATTATTCTTCACGCCCGATCATCAGTATGCACAGTGACAAGGGCGACTGGCAACTCGACCGCTTGCTGATCCCCCTCAAACAAGGGTATCTGGAAGGGCAAGCTCAAGTGGATTTAGCTCCCCTGAGTCAGCCTTGGCAACTGTCGCTATCGGGGGCGGGATTGCCACTGAGTGCGTGGCGTACACTCACTCCCCTTCCCAGTGCATTACACGCTCTGACCGATTTTGACCTACAACTGTCAGGCTTAGCAGGCGATACTTCAATATTGAGCCATTCACTCAGTGGCCATATCCATGCTCAACTGCATCATCAATACGCAGAAATGAACACCACCAAAACGCCTTTTCGCTCTGACGAGCTATCGTTAACCCTGGACCGTGGCCGAGTGACTTTAGCCCCGGTGACATTGCAAGGGCCAAACTGGCAATTGAACTGGCAAGGAAGTGCTGACTTAACCAAAGTCTCTTGGCCAAGGTTTGATTATCAGCTCCAATGCCAGCTCACTGCTGATTGTTTATCACAGCCACCATCGGTTGATGACGTCAACAAGCCAGTACAATCAAACTACGATGAGCAACCGGTCAATTCTGAGACTCAGCGATCTTTATCCGAGAATTGA
- the hslR gene encoding ribosome-associated heat shock protein Hsp15, with the protein MSSPQDNVRLDKWLWAARFYKTRSIARTMIDGGKVHYNGQRSKPSKIVEIGALITLRQGNQQKQIVVEKISDQRRGAPEAQTLYQETQASIELREEQALQRKMMAHNPSPERRPDKKQRRDIIKFKHQ; encoded by the coding sequence ATGAGTTCCCCACAAGACAATGTAAGATTAGACAAATGGTTGTGGGCAGCGCGATTTTACAAAACGCGCTCCATTGCCAGAACCATGATCGACGGCGGCAAAGTGCATTACAATGGCCAGCGCAGCAAACCGAGTAAAATTGTCGAAATCGGTGCCTTGATTACCCTACGCCAAGGCAATCAACAGAAACAAATCGTGGTTGAAAAGATTTCCGACCAACGGCGTGGTGCGCCTGAGGCACAAACGCTGTATCAAGAAACACAAGCCAGTATCGAATTGCGAGAAGAGCAAGCTTTACAGCGCAAGATGATGGCTCATAATCCCAGTCCCGAACGACGGCCGGACAAAAAACAACGTCGTGACATTATTAAATTCAAACATCAATAA
- the typA gene encoding translational GTPase TypA produces the protein MTTSQIDKLRNIAIIAHVDHGKTTLVDKLLQQSGTLQSRGEVEERVMDSNDIEKERGITILAKNTAINWNDYRINIVDTPGHADFGGEVERIMSMVDCVLLIVDAVDGPMPQTRFVTQKAFAHGLKPIVVINKIDRPGARPDWVMDQVFDLFDNLGASDEQLDFQVIYASALNGWASMEEGEEGSDMEPLFQAIVDNVDSPNVDLDGPLQMQISQLDYSSYVGVIGVGRVTRGRVKPNQMVTVVGADGKTRNGKVGTVLGYLGLERHEVDAATAGDIIAITGLGELKISDTICDQGKVEALPALSVDEPTVTMTFQVNTSPFAGKEGKYVTSRNILERLEKELVHNVALRVEQTDDPDKFRVSGRGELHLSILIENMRREGFELAVSRPEVIIKEENGQLMEPFETVTIDVLEEHQGGIMENIGLRKGELKDMSPDGKGRVRMDFVMPSRGLIGFQTEFMTLTSGSGLLYHTFDHYGPHKGGEIGQRVNGVLISNATGKALTYALFNLQERGRLFTEHADEVYEGQVIGIHNRSNDLTVNCLKGKQLTNVRASGTDDAQVLTPAIKYTLEQALEFIDDDELVEVTPENIRIRKRFLTENDRKRASRGGK, from the coding sequence ATGACCACTTCACAGATTGATAAATTGAGAAATATCGCCATCATCGCGCACGTTGACCATGGCAAAACTACCTTGGTAGACAAATTGCTTCAGCAGTCAGGGACTTTGCAGTCTCGCGGTGAGGTTGAAGAGCGAGTCATGGACTCGAACGATATTGAAAAAGAACGCGGCATTACCATCTTGGCAAAAAATACCGCAATTAACTGGAATGACTACCGCATCAATATCGTCGACACTCCTGGACACGCCGACTTCGGTGGCGAAGTAGAACGTATCATGTCGATGGTCGATTGTGTTCTGTTGATTGTCGATGCGGTTGATGGCCCGATGCCACAAACGCGTTTCGTTACTCAAAAGGCATTTGCCCACGGCCTTAAGCCAATTGTTGTTATCAATAAGATCGACCGTCCTGGCGCTCGTCCGGATTGGGTGATGGATCAAGTTTTTGACTTGTTTGACAACCTAGGTGCCTCTGACGAACAGTTGGACTTCCAAGTTATTTACGCATCCGCACTTAATGGTTGGGCGTCGATGGAAGAAGGCGAAGAAGGCAGCGATATGGAGCCGTTATTCCAAGCGATCGTTGACAACGTTGACTCGCCAAATGTGGACCTTGATGGCCCGTTGCAAATGCAAATCTCTCAGCTCGACTACAGCTCATACGTTGGTGTTATCGGTGTTGGCCGTGTTACCCGTGGTCGCGTTAAGCCAAACCAAATGGTAACGGTTGTCGGCGCGGATGGTAAAACTCGCAATGGTAAAGTGGGCACTGTTTTGGGTTACCTCGGTCTTGAGCGTCACGAAGTTGACGCGGCAACGGCAGGTGACATCATCGCGATTACCGGCTTGGGCGAGCTGAAAATTTCTGACACCATTTGTGATCAAGGCAAGGTTGAAGCGTTGCCAGCGCTGTCTGTGGATGAGCCAACCGTGACGATGACTTTCCAGGTCAACACCTCTCCATTTGCAGGTAAAGAAGGTAAATATGTCACCTCGCGTAATATTCTTGAGCGCCTTGAGAAAGAATTGGTTCACAACGTTGCGTTGCGCGTAGAACAAACCGACGATCCTGATAAATTCCGCGTTTCTGGTCGTGGTGAGCTTCACTTGTCTATCTTGATTGAAAACATGCGTCGTGAAGGCTTTGAGCTTGCAGTTTCTCGCCCTGAAGTGATCATCAAAGAAGAGAACGGCCAGTTGATGGAACCGTTTGAAACGGTAACGATTGATGTTCTTGAAGAGCACCAAGGCGGTATCATGGAGAACATTGGTTTGCGTAAAGGCGAACTGAAAGATATGTCTCCAGATGGCAAAGGCCGTGTACGTATGGACTTTGTGATGCCTTCTCGTGGCTTGATTGGTTTCCAAACTGAGTTTATGACACTGACGTCGGGCTCTGGTCTTCTGTACCATACTTTCGATCACTATGGCCCTCACAAAGGCGGTGAAATTGGCCAACGCGTCAATGGCGTATTGATTTCGAATGCAACGGGTAAAGCGCTGACTTACGCTCTGTTTAACTTACAAGAGCGTGGCCGTTTGTTTACTGAACACGCTGATGAAGTGTACGAAGGTCAGGTTATTGGTATTCACAACCGTTCAAACGACCTAACAGTGAACTGTCTTAAAGGTAAGCAGTTAACCAACGTTCGTGCGTCTGGTACTGATGATGCACAGGTTCTTACGCCGGCGATTAAGTACACGCTGGAGCAAGCGCTTGAGTTTATCGATGATGATGAATTAGTTGAAGTAACCCCTGAGAACATCCGTATTCGCAAACGTTTCTTGACAGAAAATGATCGTAAACGCGCTTCTCGCGGTGGAAAATAA
- the hslO gene encoding Hsp33 family molecular chaperone HslO — MANNVLNRYLFEDLSVRGELVQLDDTYQQVISNKDYPAVLQTLLGELMVATSLLTATLKFEGSITMQLQGDGPVSLAVINGDHEQKLRGVARWEGELSEQASIHDLMGKGYLVITIEPKQGERYQGIVALEGDSLAEILEGYFANSEQLKTRLWIRTGDYQGKAHAAGMLLQVMPDGKGSPDDFEHLEQLTATIKNEELFGLEAQELLYRLYNQEKVQLFPAHEVSFYCGCSRERSGAAIITLDPAEVAEIVREEGAVTLHCDYCGSNYRFDADDIEELYQQAQAPKDSTLH, encoded by the coding sequence ATGGCGAACAATGTGTTGAACCGCTACCTTTTTGAAGACCTTTCGGTACGAGGTGAGCTAGTACAATTAGACGATACCTACCAACAGGTCATTTCCAATAAGGACTACCCAGCTGTGTTGCAAACCTTGCTGGGCGAGCTGATGGTCGCGACGTCTTTGTTGACAGCAACCCTTAAGTTCGAGGGCTCGATTACCATGCAATTACAAGGCGATGGTCCCGTTTCACTCGCGGTCATCAACGGTGACCACGAGCAAAAGCTGCGCGGGGTTGCCCGTTGGGAAGGCGAACTGTCTGAACAAGCGAGTATTCACGATTTAATGGGTAAGGGCTACTTAGTGATTACCATTGAACCGAAACAAGGCGAGCGCTACCAAGGTATCGTGGCACTGGAAGGCGACAGCCTGGCAGAGATCCTCGAAGGCTATTTTGCCAATTCAGAGCAATTGAAAACGCGCCTTTGGATCCGCACAGGTGACTACCAAGGTAAAGCGCACGCGGCAGGTATGCTGCTACAAGTTATGCCCGACGGCAAAGGCAGTCCCGATGACTTTGAGCACTTAGAGCAGCTCACCGCAACCATTAAAAACGAAGAACTATTTGGCCTTGAAGCACAAGAATTGCTTTACCGTTTGTATAACCAAGAAAAGGTACAATTGTTCCCAGCCCATGAAGTCAGCTTTTATTGCGGTTGTTCTCGAGAGCGCAGCGGCGCTGCCATCATCACTTTAGACCCTGCTGAAGTGGCCGAGATTGTGCGAGAAGAAGGCGCGGTTACTCTGCATTGCGATTACTGTGGCAGCAATTACCGCTTTGATGCCGACGATATCGAAGAACTCTACCAACAAGCGCAAGCACCAAAGGACAGCACTTTACATTAA
- the gspC gene encoding type II secretion system protein GspC, translating to MELSAISKSLPWLTALLQHHLMIQSKTSVLATLGCLAVSGWIVGQSVWLVVPDSQALKPWRASAVTKSATEKDSTPLDLAELKAAHLFGEYRAQADEPKAPPPVVKDAPKTRLNLTLVGAVASSDPKLSLAVIANRGDQATYGVGESIEGTKASLKAVYSDRVIIENVGRDETLMLQGIDYDERDLASGSSERSAREEDEAAADELASIKQQVRENPQSLLKYVKLSQVTQDGEVQGFRLSPGSNAELFTSLGLEEGDIAIELNGLDLTDQSVLPSLAQSLSDPSELDLTVLRDGQRYNVFIQF from the coding sequence ATGGAGCTGAGTGCAATTTCTAAAAGCCTACCTTGGTTGACCGCATTGCTACAACATCACCTGATGATTCAATCTAAGACTAGCGTACTTGCCACTTTGGGCTGTCTTGCTGTATCGGGCTGGATTGTGGGGCAATCGGTATGGCTTGTCGTGCCAGACTCGCAAGCACTGAAACCGTGGCGGGCGAGTGCGGTAACCAAGAGTGCGACTGAGAAAGACTCAACACCGCTCGATTTAGCTGAACTCAAAGCCGCTCATTTGTTTGGCGAATATCGCGCCCAAGCGGATGAGCCCAAAGCGCCGCCCCCGGTGGTGAAAGACGCCCCGAAAACGCGTTTAAATCTCACTTTGGTGGGCGCAGTGGCCAGCTCTGATCCCAAGCTCAGTTTAGCGGTGATCGCCAACCGGGGTGATCAAGCCACTTATGGCGTTGGTGAGAGTATCGAAGGCACGAAAGCGAGTTTAAAAGCCGTTTATTCCGATCGCGTCATCATTGAAAACGTTGGGCGAGATGAAACCTTGATGCTGCAAGGCATTGATTACGATGAACGCGACTTAGCCAGCGGCTCCAGCGAACGCTCGGCGCGGGAAGAGGACGAAGCGGCCGCCGATGAGCTAGCGTCGATCAAACAACAAGTGCGAGAAAACCCGCAGTCTTTACTCAAGTACGTCAAGTTGTCTCAAGTGACGCAAGACGGTGAAGTACAAGGTTTTCGTTTAAGCCCGGGCAGCAATGCAGAATTATTTACGTCATTGGGACTTGAAGAGGGTGACATCGCCATCGAGCTCAATGGGTTGGATCTCACTGACCAATCGGTGCTGCCCAGTTTAGCGCAATCGCTCAGTGATCCATCAGAACTTGATTTGACCGTACTGCGTGACGGTCAGCGCTACAATGTATTTATCCAATTTTAA